Within the Fusarium keratoplasticum isolate Fu6.1 chromosome 1, whole genome shotgun sequence genome, the region ctctctcgtTCTCTTTCTCGTTGTTCCCTCTCCTGCCGCTCGCGCATCTGCATTTCCGCCTTCTGCCGCTCAAGTTGAGCGTTGTGCTGTTCAAATATGGGATCGGTCCGTGCCGGCTGTAGAGGCGGCTGTGCAGCAGCCAAAGGTCGCTCGCGTGGCTCTGCAACGGGAGGACCAGAGGGCGCCTTTGGAGGAAGTGGCACTCGCTGGCCTTGTTCACGCTCTCGCTCGGGGAACCCAAACTGCCGGACAGGTGCTCGCAAAGGCCGTGCGCTCGGTGACATTGCCTGAGAGACAGGTTGGGCGGCAACAGGGTGTTGTTGCATCGCCAAGGGCTGCGCTGGTGGCTGAACAAGAGGTTGCTGCACAGGAGCCTGAGCAATGGGCACGCCATAGTTGGAGAACGGCTGGCCTCGAGTAGCTTGGGCAGCAGCTTccatcttggctgcttggGCTACTTCGTTGTGAAGCTCGATACCAGGAGCAACGGCAAGAGGTCGAGACGCCGCAGCTGAGTTGTCGTATCTTCTCCCACGACCTCCCTGCGATGGTTGAGGAGGATCAGGCAGCTTCTCGCCACggctcttcttcctgtcGGCCTCTTGAACGATCGTCTCCCATTCAGCCTTGCCTTGATCCTTTTGGCGGACAAAGTAGTTTTTGACCTATTTCAAATATTAGCATCAACAAGTGTGACTCAACACATGTGGGAACTCACCATGACAGCGGTCTTAGACCCCATGTGGGCCGCGATCCCAGTCCAGTCAGATCCAAATGAGCGCAGTAGGTGTGGGAAGTCATTAGATTCAGACACACTCCAGTAACTCGACGCTTGGGTCGGAGCCTTGCGCTctggctgaggctgagccAGGTTGAATGTGGTAATGGCCGGCTGGGGTGGAGGCTCAGGTCGAAGCGAAGGTGCTGCCATAACCTccgagatggaagaggaggcagcgATAGGTTGAGGTCGATCCATAGTCTGTatgggctgctgctgttgaacAGGGAATGGCGGCTGTATTCCCGACGGCTGTTGCTCGAATTGAGTGGGGAGGCGATGAACCTCGGCTGGCGCAGGCGGTTGTGTCTCCGTGTTGAGCGCCCTCGAGTTGGACCTCGAGCGGCCCTTTCcgggagctggagctgcggCCAGCGTTTGGTTCGTCTTGTGCGCTTTCGCATCTTTGTCCTTAGCTTTGCGTCCACGCTTCCTCCCATCCACCTTCTCTGGATGGTCGCCCTTAGCTGACGCTCCACGTCTGCCAGGCGTGGCAGAAGGTGTCGAGTTGTCTGTATCCACAGCCGGTTGTTCGAAGCCCCATGTTGGTGCAGCGGCTCGCCTTGGTCGTCTTCTCTCTCCGTTTTCTCCGGTCTCGTGgttctcctccgtctcgcCTTCGCCGTTGCCAAGTTCAGAAACGAGTGCACTAGATCGCTGCTTGCCTCGGCCACCCTTCTTGCGCCTCCTGGgttgcttcttgagcttctccttcagGTTCAGGTCCTTCTTGTTCATGTAGTAATACTGAATGCAAGAGGAGAAGTCGCGATGAGGGATACCATCTGCCACTCTGCCCCATTGCTTTGGTGCTTCCAAGTATCGCTTCTCAAATAGCCCGGCCTCCTCTTCGGAAAAGTTGTTGACAGGCGGAAGTACGCGCCATGCTGCTACGAGCCTGTCAACAGGCGTGAAACCGGAATGGTCGAGGTATTTGATGTtgtccttctcttcttgagTCCAAATCATTTCAGGTATAACGGCGTCCTTATCGGTACGATATTTTTCCTGTTGCATGCGGAGCTCCCGTTCCTttctctcctcgtcctctctcATAGATGCCTGTAGAACCCGCTCTAGGTCTCGTTCGGTCGCAAAACGACGACCGCGGCCGCTGCCCTCGTGCTTGGGCTCCGGGGTCACCGCGCCAGTCCCATCAGCAGTCGAAGTGGAGAATTTTCCGCGACTCTTCACCGCGGCTGGGTCATTTGATGTTGTGAAATCCAGATACCGCACATAATTATCGGCGTAGATCTTGCGGTCGCGTTCTTGCTCAGCAGTCTTTTCCAGGTGCAGTCTGTCCAGGTGTTCCATGACGAAATCATAAATGCCAGGGTCCGAGTCCAAAGAGCGCATGAATTCCCTGTCTTCATGCCATGGCTGGCAGCCAAAGTCAGGAAGGCTGTCAATCGGGGGTGTGCTCATACACTGGCGGATGGCGCCGATGTTCATGAATGAATCATCTTCGGACTCTgtctcatcgtcatcaactTGAGATGGTGTACTAGGAGGTTTTGATCCCGTCTCAGTTGTTTGAAGAACAGCATTGGGGGAAGGAACGGCGATAGACACAGGTTCAGCTGCCAGGTGCTCGTTGGAAGTtgtctcgggcttctcgatCGGCGCTTCGCTAGGGTTTTCTGCAACTTCATCGCTCGGTTTTTGGAGTTGAGCCTCGACCGCCTTCTCGGTAGGAGGCTCACTTGGCTTGCTATCCATAGGCTTCTCGGCAGTTGCTTCAACCTGTTCCTCGCGGGGGGTCTCGCTTGGCTTCTCCGGCTCAGGGGCCAGCACTTCGGCCGGTTTGGTGGCCTCATCTTCCTTTGCAGCTTCTTCCACAGTAGGCAGGGCTGTTTCAGGAGCCGCTGGGGCCACTTCGACAGTTGGCTTGGTGGTGTCCTCCATCTTCGGTTCGGGTTCGGGTTGTGGTTCGGGTTGAGCTTCAGGCTCGggcgcaggcgcaggcgcaggcgcaggcgGCGTGGGTTCCTTCATGGGTTGTTCGGGGGCCTCTTCGCGAGGCTCTTCAGTCGTCTTGTCGGCGGGTTTCTCGACAGTAGCTTCGGCAGTTGTCTCAGTCGTCTTCTCGATGACCATTTCGTCAGGCTTCTCGGCGGATTCCTCATCGATGGCTTTTTCGCTCGGCTTTTCTTCCGGTTGCTCACTCAGCCTCTCGCTGGGTTGCTCGATAGGTTTTTCGATGGGCTTTTCACTGGGCTCTTTGGCAGGTTCAGGCGCCAGGGGCGTAGGGTCGCTCTCTGCCATGGGAATATCCACGGTTTCTACAGGCGGTTCTTCGGGCTTTTCCACGCTGGCGGGGGCTTCAGGCTCATGGTCTGGCTGTGCTGGTGGTTCTGGAGTAGCCTTTGACGCAACGACAGCGTCGGTCATCTCTGTGTCCTGTTCTGGTTGCTGATCAACGGATGTGGGCTCCTCGATCTTCTCGACAACAGGCTGATTCACTGCCTCCGGGAGTtcctccaccatcttcatcagaCCTTCGCCCTCGCTAACTATTTTCACCATTGCCCCATGTGACAAGGCCGCAAAACGGGCCATAATCTGCGTGGGAAGCTTGGGTTTCTCTAGCTtgctcagctcagcctcgGTCTTTGCAATCTCCATAGCAAAATAATCCGCCatgtcttcgtcatcgtcggaCTCGGAGTTTTGTTCGGGAGGCGCTGTTTTCGGTGGCAGTGCGAATCTCACAACTGGAACGACAGGAAGCTTGCGCTTTCGCTTGGGTGCTTGCTTGGGCGGTTCTCTTGACTCTCTCATGCGCTGCTCGATAGGTTGACTGAACCTGGGAAGACTGTCGGTTGTCGGTGATGGAACAGGTCCACCACGATGAGAATCCCTGGGAGCACCAGGAGCGTTAGTTGGCCGAGCATCCCTGTCCACTGAAGCTCTCGCAGATTGAGACTCTCGCTCGGACCGGACCGTAATCTCTCCTGGTTCCGCGCTGTAATTTGATCTTGCTCGGTTGTCGATGGCCGAGTAATGTGAGTCAGACTTGGCATCACTACTACGCGGTCGCCTGTCGTCATCGTGATAATGGTCATACTGTGAGCTGTCGCGCCGGAGTGGTGGTCGTTGCTGGACAAAGCTCGGGgatctcatcatcttggggGAGTCGGGAGCCTTTTTCAGATTCGGGTTGATCCATTGCTTGCTGGACGGCCTTGGTGGCGGTGGTTGCTGAGCTCGGGGTCCAACTGGGATCGGAGGGCTATCGTGAAGTGACTTGGCTGGCCCAACTGGGGGCATTGGTGGCTCATGTCCAGCTGAGGGAGGTCGATCGTTGAAAGCTCGGGGGGCGGTAGGAGGAACCTTGACCGCAGCACTTGCTGGGACGTAGCCCTCACCCACGCTCAGAGCGCGACTCGGAACGGAACCAAAAGCGGGAGCTGAAGGTGCAACGGGTGGTGGCGAAACCTCTTTACTGGGAGGGCCCGAGTCGTGACCAGCATTCGCGCGTGCTTCCAACTTGTTTCGAAAGAGTTCACGATCTCGAGGGTCGCGGTCATCTCGAATATCGCGTCGGGTCTCCGGGTCGGCGTATCGGTCCATTCGATCCATGCGGTCCCTTTCCTCGCGTTCCCGACCCCAGCGGCCCTCTTGAGACCTGCTTCGTGGGTAGCGATCCCCTCTGTCGTCCATATAAGGTCCTCTACCCCTCCCTCGGTCTGCGGACCAGtcacctcttcctctaccACGTCCACGATGAAATCCACCGCCACGGGGATACGGTGACATGCCGAACTGAGGGTCGGACGAAGAGGATCCTGCTGAAGGGGGTCCACCATCACGAGAACCTCTCCGAGACCTATCTGCGTCGACTCCAAGCGGTCCATCTCGATCTCGATCCCGGAAATCTCGGTTTGGTGACCTCGCACGGCCAATGGGTGAGCGACGTGACCTGAAATCCCTCGCATCGCGCCAATCTCTGTCCCT harbors:
- a CDS encoding Myb-like domain-containing protein, which gives rise to MFVPSPSSPAPFHGCIPQPHQREAASRYSRYERSRSPRDRSPDRFDRASQYGDGDRRRPSEVRSNNGGFPPNRDSFGDPLRREPPRGPKALIDAPSGPRGGGFGGDFRGGRGRGRGRGWSTRDESRDRGRDRDMDFRDRYRDDRSRERDRDRERDRDWRDARDFRSRRSPIGRARSPNRDFRDRDRDGPLGVDADRSRRGSRDGGPPSAGSSSSDPQFGMSPYPRGGGFHRGRGRGRGDWSADRGRGRGPYMDDRGDRYPRSRSQEGRWGREREERDRMDRMDRYADPETRRDIRDDRDPRDRELFRNKLEARANAGHDSGPPSKEVSPPPVAPSAPAFGSVPSRALSVGEGYVPASAAVKVPPTAPRAFNDRPPSAGHEPPMPPVGPAKSLHDSPPIPVGPRAQQPPPPRPSSKQWINPNLKKAPDSPKMMRSPSFVQQRPPLRRDSSQYDHYHDDDRRPRSSDAKSDSHYSAIDNRARSNYSAEPGEITVRSERESQSARASVDRDARPTNAPGAPRDSHRGGPVPSPTTDSLPRFSQPIEQRMRESREPPKQAPKRKRKLPVVPVVRFALPPKTAPPEQNSESDDDEDMADYFAMEIAKTEAELSKLEKPKLPTQIMARFAALSHGAMVKIVSEGEGLMKMVEELPEAVNQPVVEKIEEPTSVDQQPEQDTEMTDAVVASKATPEPPAQPDHEPEAPASVEKPEEPPVETVDIPMAESDPTPLAPEPAKEPSEKPIEKPIEQPSERLSEQPEEKPSEKAIDEESAEKPDEMVIEKTTETTAEATVEKPADKTTEEPREEAPEQPMKEPTPPAPAPAPAPEPEAQPEPQPEPEPKMEDTTKPTVEVAPAAPETALPTVEEAAKEDEATKPAEVLAPEPEKPSETPREEQVEATAEKPMDSKPSEPPTEKAVEAQLQKPSDEVAENPSEAPIEKPETTSNEHLAAEPVSIAVPSPNAVLQTTETGSKPPSTPSQVDDDETESEDDSFMNIGAIRQCMSTPPIDSLPDFGCQPWHEDREFMRSLDSDPGIYDFVMEHLDRLHLEKTAEQERDRKIYADNYVRYLDFTTSNDPAAVKSRGKFSTSTADGTGAVTPEPKHEGSGRGRRFATERDLERVLQASMREDEERKERELRMQQEKYRTDKDAVIPEMIWTQEEKDNIKYLDHSGFTPVDRLVAAWRVLPPVNNFSEEEAGLFEKRYLEAPKQWGRVADGIPHRDFSSCIQYYYMNKKDLNLKEKLKKQPRRRKKGGRGKQRSSALVSELGNGEGETEENHETGENGERRRPRRAAAPTWGFEQPAVDTDNSTPSATPGRRGASAKGDHPEKVDGRKRGRKAKDKDAKAHKTNQTLAAAPAPGKGRSRSNSRALNTETQPPAPAEVHRLPTQFEQQPSGIQPPFPVQQQQPIQTMDRPQPIAASSSISEVMAAPSLRPEPPPQPAITTFNLAQPQPERKAPTQASSYWSVSESNDFPHLLRSFGSDWTGIAAHMGSKTAVMVKNYFVRQKDQGKAEWETIVQEADRKKSRGEKLPDPPQPSQGGRGRRYDNSAAASRPLAVAPGIELHNEVAQAAKMEAAAQATRGQPFSNYGVPIAQAPVQQPLVQPPAQPLAMQQHPVAAQPVSQAMSPSARPLRAPVRQFGFPEREREQGQRVPLPPKAPSGPPVAEPRERPLAAAQPPLQPARTDPIFEQHNAQLERQKAEMQMRERQEREQREREREREREMARQSERQTLRVKQEPEVAPPPHHYEQFGHRQQGSLGGQPLARPPPQEPGRPPTYAPPPVQQQPPQQQPPAQPVRNLLSEQPQVRSPQMGTPTSRPVSSLQHRPSSGSLQEGYGSTTPQAGTPTPAAAPPRPSEPRKGGFNISALLNDDPPPAAPKRISDVASTPMRPSPTPPPPVMGRPLPGPGPAPPSQMRREPEPYSPYGRAPSGGASAMPSLKPTYTDSPQPQHMGASRASIGVSVEAAAAERDFYRQNPYQPTSQSGTNSPQSGHRYPPPGPPSQMYQGQGYPTSYGAAAPPPHTASPGGQYALHPSASRSREVPQSSRDGGWPTPTHQQPPGSLPQATGWPSQPPNTSQPPPSQQSWPTQHPASKPQTPAPSWAPSQPPPQPPHHMPLRDDGRGGPYYSSGGGLPPQQHQMQGRYPPPGRGPEPVPPPSQAYPRYASTPGPAPPRDPRDMPGRSYTPVGGYDNRGPPPPGGPGYPGHEAQNVQMRDARDPRDPRDGRDPRDMMRGLRPHEYDRHPDQYRR